From the genome of Scyliorhinus canicula chromosome 29, sScyCan1.1, whole genome shotgun sequence, one region includes:
- the LOC119958371 gene encoding transmembrane protein 272-like: protein MDLESSLYTPLLRTIEEPPSSPLASVSMKIMTSLLAIASITIGTVYLDSCTKQYLIPIYLIVSGSFTLFFMMISVVSCTPNDDSNILAFHKIGRVWKSVISLFSFIWFITGNVWIYRIYEPDYVDKASPNYCDKTLYLFAFWATTVTYILLGIALFLGFCGLLCACALGGTLRCGQRVG from the exons ATGGACCTGGAAAGTAGCTTGTACACGCCACTCCTCCGGACTATTGAAGAGCCTCCGTCTTCCCCACTGGCGTCAG TGTCCATGAAAATTATGACTTCTCTCTTGGCAATCGCCTCCATCACAATTG GCACTGTCTATTTGGATTCTTGCACCAAGCAATACTTGATCCCAATTTATTTAATTGTTTCTGGAAGCTTCACTCTCTTCTTCATGATGATATCGGTGGTTTCATGTACCCCAAACGATGATAGCAACATTCTGGCCTTCCATAAAATTGGCCGGGTTTGGAAAAGTGTGATATCCCTGTTCTCCTTCATCTGGTTTATAACAG GTAATGTTTGGATCTACAGAATCTATGAGCCGGATTACGTCGATAAAGCTTCCCCTAATTACTGCGATAAAACCTTGTACCTTTTTGCCTTCTGGGCCACGACTGTCACTTACATTCTCCTTGGGATTGCGTTATTTCTGGGGTTTTGTGGCTTGCTCTGTGCCTGTGCCTTGGGTGGAACCTTGCGGTGTGGGCAAAGAGTGGGCTGA